The DNA region CTGTCGGGTCAGACGGGTACTGACGATATTGACCCACTCATCATCGCGACGCATCTCGCCGGCAATGGTGATGGTGTCGTCCGATTCGAACCGATAACGCTCCCGGAAATCCGCGGTGCCGCCCGCCGGCCCGGGCCCGGAAGTCGACAGCACCAGCTCATCGGTCTCGTCGTCCACGCCACCGGCCAGCTCCCAGCGATAACTGATGATCGAATCGACCCAGCTCCCCGTGTACGCCTCCTGCTCGATGTCATACCCCAGCGACATCACCGCCGAATAGTCACTGCCATAGACCTCGCCCGACCAGCGCAAGTCCACGAAGAACTCCCCCACCATTTCGGCCGACATCGTACCCTGCCCGACCACATCGGGCTCGGCACCGTCCCGCGCCGGACTCGAGCGCTCGAACTGCCAGTCCCCGGCAAAGCGCTTCAGCAGTTCGTGCTCCGACTGCGGCGTGGCAAGACTGGACGCATGGACTGAAGAGACAGCAACAAGGGACAGCGCCAGGAGCGGAAACGACAGGAAAACGGATCGAATCATGAGGGGCCTCCATGAGCGTAAAGGGGGTGCGTTCGTGGCAAGCGACCCGGTGGTCAGAGCCTACACCCGGCGGAAAACGTGTGCAATGTACAGTCACCTTCCCGTCAATACCGGGTCCAGAAACCTGGAACTTCTCTTGTCGCACCTCAAACGTGCCACCCGATGTCACAGCCCGAGGACCACCCGAAGGCCTTGATCTATTTCGAGCATTCTCTTTTCAGACAGCCGCCGCACCTGTTCGGTCAGCCGTGTGCGGTCCAGGGTGAGAACCTGACTGACATTGACGACGGAAGCCTTTCCGAGACCCGACTCCCGTTTCGTGATTCTCGCGTTACCCGGCGCGGCTGAAAGCCGAAGGTTGGAGGTAATGGCCGCGACCACGACCGTTGCAATTCGACTGGAATTGAATGGATTGGACTGGACAACCAGAACAGGGCGTCGGAAACCAGGACCGGATCCGGTCGGCTCAGGCAACGACGCCCACCAGATCTCACCACGCTTCATCTTTCAACACGGCTGACTGAGCTCGAATGAATGACTCATCGAGCTTCGACTTTTCAGAATCATGAACCCGATTCAGTTGAGCCGTAATCGCCTCGGGCCCGTGTTGCGCCAGGTACTCCTCCAGCGCCTCCGCAAAAAGCTGGCTACGGGGAATCCCTCGCTCCTTTGCGAATTGCTCAGCGGCCTGGAATACTGGATCCGGAACGGAAATCGCTACTTTCATGACCTGAAAGTATCACTCGGGTAATACTTCGTCAAGCGCCCGCCCGGTGGCCAGTGCCTACACCTGGAACACGGGCAGTGCCATGTGAAGTGATTCGAAAGCGACCTCAGGACTGGGACACCAGAAACTGGTATAGCTTGCGGCAAACCATGTCCAGTTCTCTTTGCCATTCCTCGCTATCCAGATGGATCAAAGGCCCATCTCCTCCGGATGTCGCCTCGACCAGTAGCTGGTATACGTCCTCCGAGGCCTTTCCTTCGGCGATTTGCTCGACCGCCCAGCCACCCAGCGCGTGCAGTGCACCGCCATACCTCTGCCGGGTGGTTTTCGACTTCTGATCCAGTTGTGCCCAGCGCCAGAAGTCCTGAAAGACTCCAAGCAGATGGCCGGAAACCTCACGCTCCTTCTCCGGCACCAGGCCGTAGCGCCAGTCGTTGACCCAGGAATCATCGGGTTTCATGGGCATACATCATCCTCCAGTCGTTGCTCATTCGCGCACAGACCCGGAACAAGGGCACCGGACGGCGGGACCGGAACCAGCAGGCTCAGGCAACGAAACCCAGCAGATTTCACCACGCCGTCTTTCACCACGGCGGATTGATCTGGAACCAGGCGCTCACCAGGCCCCGACCGTTCGAAGCCGCAAATCCGATCCAGGTTACTCATTTCGCTTCTCCTTGCCGGCCCGCACCATCGCCCGTCTGCAGCCGATGGTAAACCTCGTGCAGCAAATGGTCGCCGGCCACTCGTCGGAAATCGTCGTCGTTCATCAGGCGGCCGAAGATGTCTTCGTTGCCGTCCATGCGTTCGATGAACAGGCCTTCCAGCATTTTCTCGAACACGTAGGCGAAGTTGTCCATGCTGTTGGCTTTTGCCGCCGCCTGCAGGGTTTCATTCTCTACGGCAGTTTCGGCGATCTGGTCGAAGAAGAGTTGATCGGCCGGGGTGAACTCGGTGCCGAAACGCTCGTTGAGCCGGTCGATCAGGCTGGACAGTTCTACTGTATCTTCCTCGGCCCGGCCCGTGCCGACTTCCGTCGGTCCGTACAGTGCCTTGGCCTCGCCCACCGCCAGGTCGATGGCGCCTTCGCTGATCTTCTGCAGGCGGTAGTACTTCAGCGAGACCTCGTCTTCGAGCTCGAACACCGTATCGTCGGTGCGACGCGGCAGCTTCGAGAGCAGGAAGCGGGCATAGCTGTAGAGCTTCTCCAGGCTACTGTCCTGGTAGGGAATGATCTGTGCCAGAAAGGCGTAGAGGTTGCGGAAGCTGGCCAACTGGCTCTTGAATCCTTCCTGCTCGTCGTCGGGCAGCGCCTTGTAGCGCTCCACGGCCTGATCGATCACGGCGTTGATCCTGCGATGATCGGCCGCCGTCGGCTCGTGTCGATTGCGATACCAGATCTCGGCAAAGGCATTGACCTCGTCGGCATAGAACACCTGGGCCTGTTCGAGCCGATGCTGCAAGTCGTAGAGCTGCTGCGGATCGCTGGGTTCGCCAGGCGGCGTGATCTCATAATAAGGCTTGAACGCCTCGAAGATCTCTTCGGTATCGTTGACGAAATCCAGCACGAAGGTATCGTTCTTGCCTTCGGCCGTGCGGTTGAGGCGTGACAGCGTCTGCACGGCCTGGATACCGGCCAGACGCCGGTCGACGTACATGGTGTGCAACAAGGGCTGGTCGAAGCCGGTCTGGTACTTTTCGGCCACCAGCAGCACCTGGTAGTGCTCGGAGTCGAACTTCTCGGGCAGCTCCGACTCCTTGATGCCCTCGTTCATGCCGACCTCGGTATAGGTGCGGTCGGGAAAGTCCGGATCGGTGACGCTGCCGGAAAACGCCACCAGCGAGCGGATGCCGCTGATGTTGTTGTCTTCGATGTACTTGTCGAAGGCCTGCTTGTAACGGACGGCATGCAGGCGCGAGGCCGTCACCACCATGGCCTTGGCGCGCCCGCCGATCTTGTGGCGGGTGTGGTTTCGGAAGTGTTCGACAATCACCTCCACCTTCTGCGCGATATTGTGCGGATGCAGCGACATGAACCGGGCCAGCGCAAGTGCGGCCTTGCGCCGCGGCACCTGGGGATCGTCCTCGATGGACTTGATCAGCCCGTAGTAGGTCTTGTAGGTGGTGTAGTGGGCCAGCACGTCCATGATGAAGCCTTCCTCGATGGCCTGGCGCATGGAATACAGATGAAATGGCGGCTGACCGCCGGCACCGGGCTCGTTGAACACGGCCAGCGTCTTGAACTTGGGCGTGGCGGTGAAGGCGAAAAAGCTGATATTGGGCTGGCGCGGACGCTTGAGCATCTCTTCGAACAGGGCCTTGCGCGCCTGCTCTGACAGGTCTTCCTCTTCCACGTCCAGAAATTCCGCGGCGATGGCCGACTCGATGCCGTCGCGGTTGAGCACCTTTCTGAGCTCCATGGCCGTCTCGCCCGACTGCGAGCTGTGCGCCTCGTCCACGATCACGGCAAAGCGCTTGCCGCCGGTGGCCAGCGAGACGTCCTGGCCCTTTTTCGCCAGCATGTCCATCGCCTGGGTGATGAACGGAAACTTCTGGATGGTGGAAATAATAATCGGCACACCCGACGACAGCGCCTGGGCCAGTTGCTGGGTATTCTCGTCGATTTTCTGCACCACCCCCTGCTTGTGCTCGAACTGGTAGACGGTGTTCTGCAACTGCTGGTCGAGCACGCGCCGGTCGGTGATGATCACCACGCTGTCGAAGACCTTCTCGTCGGCTGCATCATGCAGGCTGGAGAGCCGGTGCGCCAGCCAGGCAATGGAGTTGGACTTGCCCGAACCGGCCGAGTGCTGCACCAGGTAGTTGTGCCCTGCTCCCTTCTCGCGCGAGCTGGCAATGAGCTTGCGTACCGCATCGAGCTGGTGATAGCGCGGGAAGATCATCGTCTCTTTCTTGTGGCGCTTCACGCCCCGCTTGGTTGCGATCTTCTTTTCGCTGACCTCCAGGTGCAGAAAGCGGGCCAGAATGTCCATCAGGCTGTCGCGCGTCAGCACCTCTTCCCACAGATAGGCCGTACGGTAATTGTCATCGGCCGCGGGCGGGTTGCCGGCGCCGAATTCATGACCCCGGTTGAACGGCAGAAAGCGGGTGTCGGCCTCGCCGGCCAGTCGCGTGGCCATGAACACCTGGTCCGGATCCACGGCAAAATGCACCAGCGCCCGCTGCTTGAATCGGAAAATCGGCTCGTCCGGGTCCCGCTCGCGCCGATACTGGCGCATGGCGTCTTCCACCGTCTGCCCGGTCATGGGGTTTTTCAGCTCCAGCGTCACCACCGGCAGGCCGTTGACCGACAGGACCATATCCAGCGACTTTTTCGGGTGCTTCTCGCTGAAATGCACCTGCCGGGTCACCCGCAGGCGGTTGTGACCATAGGCCTCGGCCGCCTCGGGGTTCATGCCGGTGTTGGGAGCAAAGAACGCCAGCCGAAACGTCTTGCCGAAACACTTGAAACCATGACGCAGCACATGCAAGGCATGCTTCGAAGCCAGCTCCTTGACCAGCGCGCCCAACAACACCTCGCCGGCCTGCTCGCCCTGCAACTTCACCAGCGACTGCCAGCGCCGCGGCTGGCTGGCCTGAACAAATGCAATCACCTCATCGGGAAACAACCCATGCCCCGCATCGAACCCGGCCGCATCGCCTTTCTCGTAGCCGCCCTGCCCGATCAGCGACTGCTCCATGGCCTGTTCGAAGTAGATTTCCTGATGCATGGTTGCTTCCTGTTCCGGCCTCGTCTGGCTTACACTAACGCTCACGGACTGGGAGTGCCCGGTCGGCGTCATGGCCCCGGCGGGTTCGCAGGGGCCTTTCGTTTTCTAGCACACCTGTCAGGCCACCTTGATCTGGCCGGTGACGGCGTTGGTGATCAGGGCGGAGCGGTATTCTTCGAGATAATCGATTTGTTCCGACACCAGTCTGCGTTGGCTTCGCTCGAGCTCTGCTTGTTGATCTAGTTGCGCTGCAATCTTCTGCTGTTCTGGCAACGGCGGAAGCGGAATACGGATCGAACCGACAATTTCGCAGTTTAGGGCATCCCGTTGCCCTCCACGACCATGTTCTCGGATTGGTTGATACGACTGGACAAGCGCGTAATGTAGATACGCAGTATTCAAAGGCGAGGCGGCAACAATTGCAGCCATATTTTGGTTGATATATGCGTCAATCTCTAGCCGTGCTGCGAGGCCACGGGTGCGCCCTTGTCCCACCATTCCGATTACTACTGATCCGCTCGGTGCAAGAACAAGCCCTGTCTCGGCTACCGCCTGCTGAGATATGAAGGCACTCGGCGCAGTAATCTTCCAGTCGTTGACTTTTCCGCTGGATAACCACGGGCAGGAACCATCCCAATAGTCGTTTCGCGACCTTGAAGGAGTCGCGCCGTTGAAAACACGAGAGAGCCAAGAGATTGAGGCGATCTCCCAATGCGCCGGAATCTCCCCCAGCCACTCGATGCCGCTGTCTTTCATGGGGGCATCGGGGTTGAGGCCCTTGGTGACGGCGCGGGTGATCAGGGCGGTGCGCTTTTCGGCCAGCCGGTCGAGCAGGCGGCGCTTCTTGCCGATCAGGGTGTCGATCTCGGCGGTCTTGCGGTCGAGGAAGGCGGCGATTTTTTGTTGTTGGTGCAGCGGTGGTAGCAACGCCTGAAAATCCTTGATGAACAGCTCCGGCACGCGCTTTTGCCCGCCAGCGCCATACATGGCTCCTTCACCCAGCTTGCGAAACAGCTCGGAAATGCTCAAATAAAACAAAAAGCGCCCGTCGATATCTTGGGCCGGACGAACGACATGCAGCTCGGTTGTGCCAAAGGCGATACCATTCTTCAGGCCTTCTACGAACGCGCCCTTGCCGTTCTCAAAACACGGGGTAATCTTAGCAACAACGACATCGCCGTCCGCAAAATAGGTATAGCCGTCGCCAATCTCATCGAGCGCCTTGACCTGCTCAAGCTGAATACCACCATGTTCGCCAATCGCAGCCATGGGCACGAAGGAGGCTTCGTCCGCGGGTGCCAATGCAATCGGCTGTGCCTTGTTGATCCGGGTGACAAACCGCAATCGGCGAGTTGTCCAACCATCGGGGCAAGGGAGCGGGTGATAGAGGTCCATGGCACCCAGCCGGATGGATGAGGAGGTTACATTCATGACTTGTCCTCCTTCTTGATCCGCTTCTCCAACGCCTCCAGCTCCCGCAAATCCTCGGCATCGGCCTCCAGCGCTTCATCCCGCCGTCGCTGGGCGTCGAATCGTTCATATCGTTCATGGGCAATTTCCCTGGCACGCTCGGCGCTGATGGCGCCTGCTCCGTCGAGAATCGGCCGTTCGTTGAATTCCAGCAGCCGGTCCACATTGTGGCGCCAGTAGTCCAGGGTCAGGTCCTTGCGCTCTTTGGCGCGCAGTTCGGCCTGCTCCAGAAAGATCACTACCAGACGGTTCAAGGTGTCCACCTCGTCGGCGCTCAGATAGTTCTTGGCGATGGTGACATCCTGCTTGCGCACCCGTGCGCCCTTCCAGCTGGTCAGCGCCATGTTGGGGGAGTCGGCGTCCGCGCGCTGGACCACGATTTCGGCGGCGGTGTGGCCGGTAACGGCATAGAGCAGCTTGTTCTGCACCTCGGCGAAAAAGGTCTGGGCGTCCCGGTCGTCGGGCCGGTAGTCGCTGGAGAGGGCGAACAGATCCCGCACTTTCTGGTAGAAGCGCTTCTCCGAGGCGCGGATGTCGCGGATGCGGGCCAGCAGCTCGTCGAAGTAGTCCCAGCCGCCGGGCTCTTTCAAGCGCTCATCGTCCATGACGAAGCCCTTGACCAGGTACTCCTCCAGATGGGCGGTGGCCCACTGGCGGAACTGGGTGCCCCGAGGGGAGCGTACCCGGTAGCCCACGGCCAGGATCATGGGCAGGCTGTAGGCCTTGAGGCGACGCCGGACCTGGCGCTGGCCCTCCTGGCGAACTTGTAAGGAATCCTTACAAGTTGCCTCCGCGCTCAGCTCGCCTTCTCCATAGATGGCCCGGATGTGCTGGGTGATGGCCTGGGGGGTGGTGTCGAACAGTTCGGCCATCTCCGCCTGGGTGAGCCAGACGGTTTCGCCGTCGGCGCGGAGCTGGATCTCCGCCCGGCCGTCCTCGCTGCGGTAGAGAATCAGCTCGCCCGCGCTCATGCCGTCACCTTCTTCAACATCTCCAGAATCTCGCCTTCCAGACTCTGGATGTCCTGCTCGATTTCTTCCAGCGGCCGGGGCGGTTCGTAGACGTAGAAATGCCGGTTGATGGGGATTTCGTAGCCTACCCTGGTCTTGCCGTGGTCGATCCAGGCGTCATCGACGAAGGGCAGCACCTCGCGGGCCAGGTAGTCCTCGCAGTGCTCGCGTACCAGTTCCAGCAACTGGCTGTTGTCGGCATTTTTCTCGTAGCCAATTGGCAGCGGCAGCGGGATATTGGCCGGTAGCGGCACGATCTCGCTGTCGCGCAGCTCGGTGTCAGGTTCGGGGTTGCCTTTGCTGTCGCGGCAGATCGCCGCTTCCGGGTCGCGCTCGGACAGGGCGTTGAGTATGGCTTTCTTGATCGGCGCCGGCAATTTCTCGCCGGCCGCCTTGAAGGCGGCCTTGAGCAGCGGCTCGAACTCGGCCCGGTCATCGAAGCGCTGGTCGTCCAGCCCCTCAAGAATTCCGATGATGCGCTGCTGGGTTTCCTCGCCGGCCTTCACCTCGGCATCGTGTTCGGCCTGGTTCTTGCGCTTCTTGCTTTTCGCCAGGTTGGCGAAGGCGGTTTCCTGCCAGATCCGCTCGATACGCTCAGGCGTGGCCTGGAAGTTCAGGCGCAGCGGACGCTCGACCGTGACCTTCAGGTACCCGAACTCGCGGTTGTCGAAAATCTTCGAGCAGACCCGCTCCTCAAGCTCGCCGTTCAGGCCCACCCGGCAAGTCGCGCCGTCGGTGAACTCGCCATAGAGTCGGGTCAGTTCCTCGATATGCTCGTCGGCCAGCTCGTTGCGCTTGTTACCCAGGCTCTTTTTCATCTTGCGGTAGTGGCGGGTGCCATCGATGAGTTGAACCTTGCCCTTGCGCTCATCGGGCTTGCGGTTGGTCACCAGCCAGATGTAGGTGTAGATGCCGGTGTTGTAGAAGAGCTGGTCCGGCAGGGCGATGATGGCATCCAGCCAGTCATTCTCGATGATCCAGCGGCGGATATTGCTCTCGCTCGGGCCCGGCTCGCCATTGAACAGCGGCGAGCCGTTGAACACGATGGCAATCTTCGAACCCTCCCCGCCCTGCTCCGGCGGCGGGTTCATCTTGCTCAGCATGTGCAGCAGAAACAGCGTGGCGCCGTCATTGATGCGCGGCAGGCCCGGCCCGAAGCGGCCGTTGAAACCCAGCTCCCTGTGTTCCTTCTTCACATAGTCTTCCTGCGGCTTCCACTCCACGCCGAAAGGCGGGTTGGCCAGCATGTAGTGAAAGGTTCGATCCGGATGACCGTCGCTGGTCTCGCCGTCGCCCAGGGTATCGCCAAAGGCGATATTCTCCACCGGCTCGTCCTTGATCAGAAGATCCGAGCGGCAGATCGCCCAGGACTCCTCGTTGTACTCCTGCCCGAACAACTGCAAGTGGGCCTGCGGATTCTGCTCGGTGATGTACTCCTCCGAAACCGACAGCATGCCGCCCGTCCCGGCCGTCGGATCGTAGATCGTCCGGGCAATCCCCGGCGTGTAGACTTCCTCGTCCTCGGTATAGAGCAGGTGCGCCATCAAGCGAATGACCTCGCGCGGCGTGAAGTGATCCCCCGCCTCCTCGTTGGCCTGCTCATTGAACTTGCGCACCAGCTCCTCGAACACATAACCCATGTCGTGGTTGCTCACCCGATCCGGGTGCAGGTCAATACGGGGATCGGCGAACTCCTTGACGATCAGATAGAGCCGATTCGCCTTGTCCAGCTTCGCGATCTCGGCATCGAACCCGAAGGCCCAGAAAATCTCCCGCGCCGACTCCGAGAAGCCATTGATGTAATTGCTCAGATTACTGGCGATATGCTCAGGATCGGCCAGCAGCTTCTCGAAGGTATACGAGCTGATGTTATACAGCGGATGATCCCGCCCCTGGCTGGCCTTGCGCGCCAGCACCTTGTGCAGGGCATCACCCTCCAGACCGCGAGCCTGCAACTTCTCGTATTCCTTCAGCACCTGTTCCTTGGTAGGCGCCAGTACACAATCCAGACGGCGCAGCACCGTCATGGGCAGCATGACCTTGCGATACTGCGGCGGCCGGTAGGGCCCACGGAGCTTGTTGGCAATTTCGAAGACAAAATTGATCAGGTTGGTGGTGCTGGTGGTCATCTATATCCTAAGTTTTGCTCGTGATCGGATTCTTCGGCCCGCTCAAAGTATGCACAACCTCTTCAATAACCAACCGTTCGGAGCGGCAGCACAAAACGGTCGGCTGTATTCAATTGTTCGAGCTAATCTGGTGGTGGCAATTTGGTATGGGAGGGGAAAG from Wenzhouxiangella sp. AB-CW3 includes:
- a CDS encoding DUF1579 family protein, whose translation is MIRSVFLSFPLLALSLVAVSSVHASSLATPQSEHELLKRFAGDWQFERSSPARDGAEPDVVGQGTMSAEMVGEFFVDLRWSGEVYGSDYSAVMSLGYDIEQEAYTGSWVDSIISYRWELAGGVDDETDELVLSTSGPGPAGGTADFRERYRFESDDTITIAGEMRRDDEWVNIVSTRLTRQED
- a CDS encoding type II toxin-antitoxin system PemK/MazF family toxin, coding for MKRGEIWWASLPEPTGSGPGFRRPVLVVQSNPFNSSRIATVVVAAITSNLRLSAAPGNARITKRESGLGKASVVNVSQVLTLDRTRLTEQVRRLSEKRMLEIDQGLRVVLGL
- a CDS encoding CopG family ribbon-helix-helix protein codes for the protein MKVAISVPDPVFQAAEQFAKERGIPRSQLFAEALEEYLAQHGPEAITAQLNRVHDSEKSKLDESFIRAQSAVLKDEAW
- a CDS encoding type I restriction endonuclease subunit R, which encodes MHQEIYFEQAMEQSLIGQGGYEKGDAAGFDAGHGLFPDEVIAFVQASQPRRWQSLVKLQGEQAGEVLLGALVKELASKHALHVLRHGFKCFGKTFRLAFFAPNTGMNPEAAEAYGHNRLRVTRQVHFSEKHPKKSLDMVLSVNGLPVVTLELKNPMTGQTVEDAMRQYRRERDPDEPIFRFKQRALVHFAVDPDQVFMATRLAGEADTRFLPFNRGHEFGAGNPPAADDNYRTAYLWEEVLTRDSLMDILARFLHLEVSEKKIATKRGVKRHKKETMIFPRYHQLDAVRKLIASSREKGAGHNYLVQHSAGSGKSNSIAWLAHRLSSLHDAADEKVFDSVVIITDRRVLDQQLQNTVYQFEHKQGVVQKIDENTQQLAQALSSGVPIIISTIQKFPFITQAMDMLAKKGQDVSLATGGKRFAVIVDEAHSSQSGETAMELRKVLNRDGIESAIAAEFLDVEEEDLSEQARKALFEEMLKRPRQPNISFFAFTATPKFKTLAVFNEPGAGGQPPFHLYSMRQAIEEGFIMDVLAHYTTYKTYYGLIKSIEDDPQVPRRKAALALARFMSLHPHNIAQKVEVIVEHFRNHTRHKIGGRAKAMVVTASRLHAVRYKQAFDKYIEDNNISGIRSLVAFSGSVTDPDFPDRTYTEVGMNEGIKESELPEKFDSEHYQVLLVAEKYQTGFDQPLLHTMYVDRRLAGIQAVQTLSRLNRTAEGKNDTFVLDFVNDTEEIFEAFKPYYEITPPGEPSDPQQLYDLQHRLEQAQVFYADEVNAFAEIWYRNRHEPTAADHRRINAVIDQAVERYKALPDDEQEGFKSQLASFRNLYAFLAQIIPYQDSSLEKLYSYARFLLSKLPRRTDDTVFELEDEVSLKYYRLQKISEGAIDLAVGEAKALYGPTEVGTGRAEEDTVELSSLIDRLNERFGTEFTPADQLFFDQIAETAVENETLQAAAKANSMDNFAYVFEKMLEGLFIERMDGNEDIFGRLMNDDDFRRVAGDHLLHEVYHRLQTGDGAGRQGEAK
- a CDS encoding restriction endonuclease subunit S → MNVTSSSIRLGAMDLYHPLPCPDGWTTRRLRFVTRINKAQPIALAPADEASFVPMAAIGEHGGIQLEQVKALDEIGDGYTYFADGDVVVAKITPCFENGKGAFVEGLKNGIAFGTTELHVVRPAQDIDGRFLFYLSISELFRKLGEGAMYGAGGQKRVPELFIKDFQALLPPLHQQQKIAAFLDRKTAEIDTLIGKKRRLLDRLAEKRTALITRAVTKGLNPDAPMKDSGIEWLGEIPAHWEIASISWLSRVFNGATPSRSRNDYWDGSCPWLSSGKVNDWKITAPSAFISQQAVAETGLVLAPSGSVVIGMVGQGRTRGLAARLEIDAYINQNMAAIVAASPLNTAYLHYALVQSYQPIREHGRGGQRDALNCEIVGSIRIPLPPLPEQQKIAAQLDQQAELERSQRRLVSEQIDYLEEYRSALITNAVTGQIKVA
- a CDS encoding virulence RhuM family protein, giving the protein MSAGELILYRSEDGRAEIQLRADGETVWLTQAEMAELFDTTPQAITQHIRAIYGEGELSAEATCKDSLQVRQEGQRQVRRRLKAYSLPMILAVGYRVRSPRGTQFRQWATAHLEEYLVKGFVMDDERLKEPGGWDYFDELLARIRDIRASEKRFYQKVRDLFALSSDYRPDDRDAQTFFAEVQNKLLYAVTGHTAAEIVVQRADADSPNMALTSWKGARVRKQDVTIAKNYLSADEVDTLNRLVVIFLEQAELRAKERKDLTLDYWRHNVDRLLEFNERPILDGAGAISAERAREIAHERYERFDAQRRRDEALEADAEDLRELEALEKRIKKEDKS
- a CDS encoding class I SAM-dependent DNA methyltransferase, encoding MTTSTTNLINFVFEIANKLRGPYRPPQYRKVMLPMTVLRRLDCVLAPTKEQVLKEYEKLQARGLEGDALHKVLARKASQGRDHPLYNISSYTFEKLLADPEHIASNLSNYINGFSESAREIFWAFGFDAEIAKLDKANRLYLIVKEFADPRIDLHPDRVSNHDMGYVFEELVRKFNEQANEEAGDHFTPREVIRLMAHLLYTEDEEVYTPGIARTIYDPTAGTGGMLSVSEEYITEQNPQAHLQLFGQEYNEESWAICRSDLLIKDEPVENIAFGDTLGDGETSDGHPDRTFHYMLANPPFGVEWKPQEDYVKKEHRELGFNGRFGPGLPRINDGATLFLLHMLSKMNPPPEQGGEGSKIAIVFNGSPLFNGEPGPSESNIRRWIIENDWLDAIIALPDQLFYNTGIYTYIWLVTNRKPDERKGKVQLIDGTRHYRKMKKSLGNKRNELADEHIEELTRLYGEFTDGATCRVGLNGELEERVCSKIFDNREFGYLKVTVERPLRLNFQATPERIERIWQETAFANLAKSKKRKNQAEHDAEVKAGEETQQRIIGILEGLDDQRFDDRAEFEPLLKAAFKAAGEKLPAPIKKAILNALSERDPEAAICRDSKGNPEPDTELRDSEIVPLPANIPLPLPIGYEKNADNSQLLELVREHCEDYLAREVLPFVDDAWIDHGKTRVGYEIPINRHFYVYEPPRPLEEIEQDIQSLEGEILEMLKKVTA